In the Arachis ipaensis cultivar K30076 chromosome B04, Araip1.1, whole genome shotgun sequence genome, AGAAGCGGAAGTAAAGGTGGATCGTAAatagcttcttcttcttccctttctccttctttttcttttcttccccttCACAGGAGCAGAAacactctctttctcttttttttattttataatttttttgttatgggtaatttggtttaaaattttaatatttacgTAAAAAGTATGATTTTAAAACTTGGTtttaaaccttagggacgattttgtatgcaaaaaaagttagggaccaaaatttttttttacctataccttagagaccaaaatcgtacttaaccctaattcATAAGTGAGACATAGGTTATTTTTTGGATAAATGGCCTAATTTGTCTCTGAAAGATCATTCGTTCTTCAAATTAATCTCTAgaagattttttttaatcaaattcgtcctcAAAGGTTTAAAATTAATCGCGTTAGTCCTTCTATCATTTTCTTTATTAACGGTACCAAAATTTATTAATGTGACACGTTAAGTGATACTATAAAACACGAATAGAAATTTTAATTGACTATTAGCATGAtaagtttataaaattaattagatcaaatcaaaacctaattggGGAAAAAACTTGAGGCATTGGAATCCCTCAATTTGGAGTTAATTTGATCTAAtttgaaattagatcaaatcaaaacctaattggGAGGAGAACTTGAGGTATTGGAATCCTTCAATTTGgggttgatttgatctaatttcaaattagatcaaatcaaaacctaattggAGAGAGAACTTGAGGTATTGGATTCCCTCAATTTGtggttgatttgatctaatttcataaacttatcatgTTAGCCACTAATTAAGAGTACTAGGTGTGTATTGCGATGTCACTTAACGTGTTATATCaacaaattttgacactattaGTAACGGAAGTGacaaaatgactaaaataactaatttaaaatatttaaagggTGAATTTGATATCTTTCcaagactaatttaaaaaataaataatctttcgaaaattaatttgatcatttacttattattttttagttaaaaataatcaATGAGCAAAATAAGCTTGGTTTCAAATTTTTAACATCACTTAATTAAACTTGCTACTAATAGAATTACAGACATACAAAAGGAaacctttttaatttattttattggaCAAGTAACGGTAATAAGAAGAGCAgtgcattaaatttaatttatgttaCAAGTAATAATATAGGAAGTGGAGTAGAGAGAGGGTGAATGTATGTAGGTTAATAAAGTATAGGCGAAGCAATTGAAGATTTGATCTTTGCATTAAGTAGTCCTCAACTAGATTTGACTCAATAATTTTCCTTTTCCTTAACTTTTGAGCAAGCACAATGTAAGAGTAATCAATCATTATTCTTCTTGAATTGAACCATCTTTTGGCTTTATAAGGTACCTAGCTCCATATCCTTtgaatgtaataataataatcacaattCTTGCTTAGACAATTAAGCTGCCTCACCCCATAAACCATGTTAGTTGTCCTatttattttgccaaaatttcaaaaataaataaatcaataataaaaaaaaatacaatggtATATAATATAAGAGTTCGTTTATTTAATTAAACTAAAACAAGCTAATGGCGTCCAATTAGAAAATAAATCTTTTTCAGTCAATATcaggaaattttttttaatcttaaattttaaatcctaaattctaaatcataaattttccaaaaaataagagctaaaaaataattttagaataaaaaattagttatcacTAACTAATTCAAAGTTAATTTTCTATACTTATTTTTTtagattatataaaaataaaacgacGTTTGAGTAGTTATTTTCTTCAAAGTTTGAATGACAATTCTCTCTTAAAAAGAGTATAATAAGTTTAACAACTCATCTAATAGTCAACTATAATAATGCTTCCAAAATCATGAAATGTTTATTTCAGAAGTACTTTAATTTGAGTAGTTGATGAAAGCTGTAAAGAACAACTATAAATAACGACTTTGCAATGGAATCAATCAACTAATAGCAttataacaaattaacaatacAAACAAAACCATGACAAAAaaggaagaagatagaagtggTTTTTTAAAGTATAAACGACAATAAAATTGGTCAAGGCCATTTATCCTAAACAATAATTCTTCAAATTTCAAAAGGCAACATCAATTTATAGCTTCTCTTTTTTGCTTTGAATTATTCGAATTGAACAACAACAAAATATTTTCATGCAAGCAACAATAATAATGAAATTAGACGATATGATGTTGATATGAATTTTTTTACCTTTAACTCGTTCTCTACATTAATTAATGTCAACCCTTGAGTCTTTAAACAAAATTAACTGACCATAGCAGAAGCAAATTAGTAGTAACAAAAGCTAAATTACTATTAAAATCtttatatgtttttgtttttgtttttttttttttttaatcagtggattggacaaccccaattCTAGGTACCCTAATGGATTAGACAAACTCCAATCCTAGATACACAACATATCCACATACTCTTCACATTTTTTaccacattttttttctttttttttggtcaGATGGATTAGTAccacattttttttcaattacaaTTTCTAGGGTTGTGGATTTTGAAGCCCAATATTATCCCAAACTATTTAAGAATGAACCCAAATACGATTAAATTCAGGATATGAAAAAATCCAGGCATTTGAGTTGGGCTTTTGGCCCGTTCCAATACCAAAAAAATAGAGTAATTTTTTGTAACAAAGCTATGATAACCCTATGACACAACATGGGCTTGAATCCCATTCTTACGCCAACGAGTCTTAACTCACATGGCATTTCGTCTCCTCCCCATCTCAAAGGTCTCGGGCTCAACTTCTACCAATAGCAATTCAAGAAGAAAAAATGGTAAGTATGTGAAGAACGTGTGGGTGTGTGTTGTACCTAGGATCGGAGGTTGTCCGATCTACCTGAAATACCTAGAATTGAGGTTGTCCAATtcactgacaaaaaaaaaaatctcattcTTGACATTCTTACTTTTGAATTCATATTTTATCCCATAATTTTGAAACGTGTAGTACCAAATAACAAATCACTATGAAAATTGATTGTAGAGAACACGAAAATAAAGTGAAAAAATTGACTTTGACAAAAGTTTTTCATAAATGTTCAGAGAGGAATATCAAGGCCTTTGCCAACATCAACTCCAATGACTTGAAGTATTCCCTTGTTTATTATCTGCAACATATATATACCAACATTTCATAATAATCCAACTTAGCAAAAATGCTTTAGTTATGCAATCAATAGTGTAGTTAGAATGAAAAATGTTAAAGGTGAgagaaaaaatctaaaaatatattataattttgGATAAAAAATTGTTTTAGTTTCTAATATTTGAACTAAATCctaattttatttataatgttTGAAACATCCTATTATTATTCCAAACGTTTTATTTCGACCTAATTTAGTTTTTTggtcaaacttaaaattttttcttttgaaaatatcGCTTCTTCCATTATGATTTTTTACTAGATAGCGACAAAATTATAATTGTAGTGATCATAATGACTATTGTAGTAATTTGAGAGTAAAAGAGACAAAATAATAACAGAAACAGGATAACAATAgagaaaaaaaagtatttttggaagagaatttttttaattttgattataGTCCTAAAACAGGACAAaataaaatgtgaaataaaaataagacgtTGTAAAtgttaaaaacaaaaacatgACTTATACATTGCAAATGTTAGGAAAGGAATTAGAATTTAGTTTAGATTAGAGATTAAGAGTACTTTAGTCTATAATTTATATTATCGTCCTATTATGATaatgtaacttttttttttctctaaaaatcaaaatacaatataaaaaaaaaagtcttcTNNNNNNNNNNNNNNNNNNNNNNNNNNNNNNNNNNNNNNNNNNNNNNNNNNNNNNNNNNNNNNNNNNNNNNNNNNNNNNNNNNNNNNNNNNNNNNNNNNNNNNNNNNNNNNNNNNNNNNNNNNNNNNNNNNNNNNNNNNNNNNNNNNNNNNNNNNNNNNNNNNNNNNNNNNNNNNNNNNNNNNNNNNNNNNNNNNNNNNNNNNNNNNNNNNNNNNNNNNNNNNNNNNNNNNNNNNNNNNNNNNNNNNNNNNNNNNNNNNNNNNNNNNNNNNNNNNNNNNNNNNNNNNNNNNNNNNNNNNNNNNNNNNNNNNNNNNNNNNNNNNNNNNNNNNNNNNNNNNNNNNNNNNNNNNNNNNNNNNNNNNNNNNNNNNNNNNNNNNNNNNNNNNNNNAGAAGCGCTTACACCAGCAGGGGGCTTGGCTGCTGTGACAGTGAAGGAAACTCTCTTCTTTTGTAACCTCTTATTATAACCATTTGGAAGGAACAACAGTTGCTTGTTTGGTGATTTAATTGAAAGGGTTGTTCCCGCGATCAGTGATGACGGCAATATGGTTGATGAAGAAGCCATGACCATGATTATGGTTGAAATCCACCACTATTTCCTTCACCCTTGGGCTTATCTACTCTTTCTCTCTGCTTTTCAACTTCCATTTATTTTTGTGTGGTTCAGATTAGAACACGCTGGGGGTCTCGGAGTGGGtcgtattaataaaaataataataataatccttttttttgttaattaataataatcTATTTAATATACAATACTATGGAAGCGGTTCCTATAtgccactcttttttttttgtttttttggtcaGGCTATATGCCACTCTATCTGAGAGGAATTTGGTCACATTTGCACCATTTTAAGAATGAGCCCAAATACGATTAAATTCAGCATATGAAAAAATCCAGGCATTTGAGTTGGGCTTTTGGCCCGTTCCAATACCAAATAGAATAAAGAATAATTTTGTAACGGATCAAAAAGAGGAATAATTTTGTAACAGAGCTATGATGACCCTATGACACAACACAGGAATATTTTTTGTATAACTACGTGTCATAGCTTTCACTGAATTTTGAAGGCAaaaaattatgcattttaataataatattataaataaaataaagtgaaaACGCACTATCAATAAGGTCAAGATGGCCGAGTTGGTCTAAGGCGCCAGTTTCAGGTACTGGTCCGAAAGGGCATGGGTTCGAATCCCATTCTTGACATTCAAATTTTTCAATTCATATTTTGCTTTTGTATCTAACTATCTATGAATCTATCCATAAGACCATAACTACGGCAATTTGCACCTCCATATGATGTATCTACCCATAACTATGGCAATGTGCTTCTATGATATTATCATTTATCAGTTTAGttcttatgtttttattttaaaatacgTTTAACTAAAAGATTTCAATTCTAAGGTGCTTAATTAAATCTAATTCAAAGATATAAATTCTGGGATCCGGTTCTCTAATCTACTAATTAGCTAGCTTACTTTAAATTCCTCCTTTTTCTTGATTTCccattttaaattatatgttagAACTGACTAAAATAGTTTGCTAAAGTTTTCTCCTTCTATCAGAAAAGTAATTACTTCACAAACTTTCCCCATCATGTATGTAAGAACTGAAAGATTAATAACAACATTAAATTACTAatcaattattataattaattggATAAAATTCAATTAGAAATTATACAACTGTTTTATTATACTTAGAATATTCTTTAGCATATATTGATTATTGATATTGATTGTTACCGTAGCTAGCTAGTAGCTACAGGCACCTTGAAAAACTAGCAcctaataaaattttcaatcacttaaaagttaaaacaataATGTATATAGCTTTTTAATTGTTTGCcttatattattaatttattattaagcGAAATCCTATTTTAGTCATAGAAAGATATAAGCTTAGAATATTAATCATTTCAGAACTATTTTGTTAATAAATCCTTCTTAAATTCAAAAAAAGTCTACTCAAAAGAAGTTAAACGGTTAACAGGGATAAATTTTGTgactatatattaattaattaaatgtaaa is a window encoding:
- the LOC107635503 gene encoding light-harvesting complex-like protein OHP1, chloroplastic (The sequence of the model RefSeq protein was modified relative to this genomic sequence to represent the inferred CDS: added 121 bases not found in genome assembly), which translates into the protein MVMASSSTILPSSLIAGTTLSIKSPNKQLLFLPNGYNKRLQKKRVSFTVTAAKPPAGVEFPKVQPQFQAPFLGFTRTAEIWNSRACMIGIIGVFILEFIINKGILQVIGVDVGKGLDIPL